In a genomic window of Sulfurimonas denitrificans DSM 1251:
- a CDS encoding HD domain-containing phosphohydrolase has protein sequence MDTIKVLGAQGGRSKDSFTTSIMVTKNTVIDAGNIMQALDRDAKNINKIFFSHSHLDHIVDSAFLIDNSFATREEPLYLYGLPQTIKALKKHLFNSEIWPDFSEINLINTKTPSVVYVELELYKKYELEEGVSLTPLEANHTVECCGYLIEGKKGSILFSGDTFKNPKLWDIINSNESIKALIIDVSFPNKLTKIAQHSKHLTPHFLREELELLKRKDVKIYINHLKPFYHEEIIEELFEIGISRDRVLNDSEEICFKNGLIKRVSMQYTTEQKIQKLNKIGTALSAETNIDALLEIIVTEAKILSNADAGTLYILEDKHLHFKVAQTDSLGIKMGGISGAITWPPLPLYLQDSTPNNKMVAATCALSDIVINIPDVYEAEGFSFDGTRKFDEGTGYRSKSMLVIPLKNHESEIIGVLQLLNKYDDNNETIAFDKEDEELTLSLASQAAIAITNTTLIQGLETLLEAFLQSIIFAIGKKSPYTAGHIERMVKLTVMIAEAIDKDKGVFSAKSFSAQELKQINFAALMHDIGKLATPEQVVDKSTKLETIFDRIEVVKGRIEIIKKALEIELLNQKITLLQSGKTLHVELESEFSKKTDLLDSYFEVIQKSNRGTEFTNDEQIAIIQNIASQNWEIDGKSYLILTENEAYNLSVQKGTLTSQERAIINEHAKISIDILNKLPFPKKYKEIPQISGNHHEKINGKGYPLGLSGDEISFEARILAVADVFEALTASDRPYKKGNPLSSAMKILYFMAKDDDLDRDIVKFFYNSGLYLQYAKKLLPKESIDEVTTDFSSL, from the coding sequence ATGGATACAATAAAGGTACTAGGAGCACAAGGCGGCAGAAGCAAAGACTCCTTTACAACATCTATTATGGTTACAAAAAATACAGTTATTGATGCTGGAAATATTATGCAAGCACTTGATAGGGATGCAAAAAATATAAATAAAATCTTCTTCTCGCACTCCCATCTTGATCATATAGTAGATAGTGCTTTTTTGATAGATAACAGTTTTGCCACAAGAGAGGAACCTCTTTATCTATATGGACTTCCACAAACCATAAAAGCATTAAAAAAGCATCTCTTTAACTCTGAAATTTGGCCAGATTTTAGTGAAATAAATCTAATAAACACTAAAACCCCCTCTGTTGTCTATGTAGAGTTGGAGCTCTATAAAAAGTATGAGCTAGAAGAGGGAGTCTCTCTAACTCCCCTGGAGGCAAATCATACTGTAGAGTGCTGTGGTTATCTCATAGAGGGTAAAAAAGGCTCGATTCTCTTCTCGGGAGACACTTTTAAAAACCCTAAACTGTGGGATATTATAAATAGTAATGAGTCTATAAAAGCTCTTATAATCGATGTCTCTTTTCCAAATAAACTTACTAAAATCGCACAACATAGTAAACATTTGACCCCACACTTTTTAAGAGAAGAGCTAGAGTTGCTAAAACGCAAAGATGTTAAGATTTATATAAATCATCTTAAACCTTTCTACCATGAAGAGATAATAGAAGAACTTTTTGAGATTGGAATTTCTAGAGATAGAGTTTTAAATGATTCTGAGGAAATTTGTTTTAAAAACGGTCTTATTAAGAGAGTCTCTATGCAATACACAACTGAGCAGAAGATACAAAAACTAAATAAAATAGGCACAGCGCTCTCAGCTGAGACTAACATAGATGCTCTTTTGGAGATTATAGTAACAGAAGCTAAGATACTCTCTAATGCGGATGCTGGAACACTTTATATTTTAGAAGATAAACATCTACACTTTAAAGTAGCTCAAACAGACTCTTTAGGTATAAAAATGGGCGGAATAAGCGGAGCTATAACATGGCCACCACTTCCATTATATCTTCAAGATTCTACACCAAACAATAAAATGGTGGCAGCTACATGTGCGCTTAGCGATATAGTTATAAATATTCCAGATGTTTATGAAGCTGAAGGATTCTCCTTTGATGGGACTAGAAAATTTGATGAGGGAACTGGTTATCGCTCAAAATCGATGCTAGTTATTCCATTAAAAAATCATGAGTCTGAAATAATAGGAGTTCTACAACTTTTAAATAAGTATGATGATAACAATGAAACTATCGCTTTTGACAAAGAAGATGAAGAGCTGACTCTATCTTTAGCATCACAAGCCGCAATTGCTATTACAAATACAACACTTATCCAAGGACTTGAAACTCTTCTTGAAGCATTTTTGCAAAGTATTATTTTTGCTATAGGCAAAAAATCTCCATATACCGCTGGACATATAGAGCGGATGGTTAAGTTAACAGTTATGATAGCTGAGGCAATCGATAAAGACAAAGGTGTATTTAGTGCCAAGAGTTTTAGTGCACAAGAGCTAAAACAGATAAATTTTGCAGCACTTATGCACGATATAGGCAAGCTTGCAACTCCAGAACAAGTTGTAGATAAATCTACGAAACTTGAAACTATTTTTGATCGCATAGAAGTTGTTAAAGGTCGTATTGAAATTATTAAAAAGGCTCTTGAGATAGAACTTTTAAATCAAAAAATAACACTTTTACAGAGTGGAAAAACTTTACATGTAGAGCTTGAGAGTGAATTTAGTAAAAAAACTGATTTGCTCGATAGTTACTTTGAAGTAATCCAAAAGAGCAACAGAGGCACAGAGTTTACAAACGATGAGCAGATTGCAATTATACAAAATATAGCAAGTCAAAATTGGGAGATAGATGGCAAAAGTTATCTCATCCTAACGGAAAATGAAGCGTATAATTTAAGTGTACAAAAGGGAACACTAACATCACAAGAAAGAGCTATTATCAATGAGCATGCAAAGATAAGCATCGATATTTTAAATAAGCTCCCTTTCCCTAAAAAGTACAAAGAGATTCCACAAATCTCTGGAAATCACCATGAAAAGATAAATGGAAAAGGGTATCCACTAGGGTTAAGTGGCGATGAGATAAGTTTTGAGGCTAGAATTTTGGCAGTGGCTGATGTATTTGAAGCTCTAACAGCAAGTGACCGCCCATACAAGAAAGGAAATCCACTCTCAAGCGCTATGAAAATTCTCTACTTTATGGCAAAAGATGATGATTTAGATAGAGATATAGTTAAGTTTTTCTACAACTCAGGACTATATCTCCAATACGCAAAAAAACTACTCCCCAAAGAGAGCATAGACGAGGTTACAACGGACTTTAGTTCGCTGTAA
- a CDS encoding ABC1 kinase family protein: MKNLSFYTPLRLYSVFAFLLTIYLVIKKRKSLLGMKPLSPILLKETITYLGASFIKLAQVLATRSDFFDKEYLDELKELHDQLPAMSDKDFDEVFNRAFDENSFASFEIVPIACASIGQVHVAYTHEGKKVAVKLRRLSIEAQVKADIKIISAFNALFRPLFSHYTKNSIEAVIGEFSKMILQEVSLTHELNNLIKFSSVYKDSGIKFPKPFVELCCDDALVMSFMEGFRFDDKESLLKYDIDFRAIISKLVDFYTTQMLIKGYFHADPHPGNLLVSKEAELILLDFGMLKSVPNSSRVAIIELIKAANEKDYESYIAANKKLGTIAYEAPTAELAEFSEKMFEIFSNDNLNSESMQQLAFDVLESTRNLPFKLPSDAIYILRVSAIIEGLGTTYIENFNGVKDILPILQKNIPKALGAKESIIETLIDEIKDIPFLAKNFKSAIKKISSNELHVEISNDQLGWIKKDLKEAVKFYALSFVMMLGSIFLLLLDKDYKSAALILFVLGALRIFYR, encoded by the coding sequence ATGAAAAATCTAAGCTTCTACACACCTCTACGACTCTATAGCGTTTTTGCTTTTTTACTCACTATCTATTTAGTTATAAAAAAAAGAAAGAGCCTCTTAGGTATGAAGCCTTTGTCTCCCATTTTGTTAAAAGAGACTATAACTTATCTTGGAGCTAGTTTTATAAAGTTAGCTCAAGTTTTAGCAACAAGGTCTGATTTTTTTGATAAAGAGTATCTTGATGAGCTAAAAGAGTTGCACGACCAACTCCCAGCTATGAGCGACAAAGACTTTGATGAGGTTTTTAATAGGGCGTTTGATGAGAATAGTTTTGCATCATTTGAGATTGTACCTATTGCTTGTGCATCTATTGGACAAGTACATGTAGCTTATACTCATGAGGGGAAAAAGGTAGCTGTAAAACTTCGTCGCTTGTCAATTGAAGCGCAGGTAAAAGCGGACATAAAAATCATATCTGCTTTTAATGCTCTTTTTCGTCCTCTCTTTTCGCACTATACAAAAAACTCCATTGAAGCGGTAATTGGAGAGTTTTCAAAAATGATTCTTCAAGAAGTTAGTTTAACTCATGAACTAAACAATCTCATAAAATTCTCAAGCGTTTACAAAGATAGTGGTATAAAGTTTCCAAAGCCTTTTGTAGAGCTCTGTTGTGATGATGCTTTAGTTATGAGTTTTATGGAGGGTTTTCGTTTTGATGATAAAGAGAGCCTTTTAAAATATGATATAGATTTTAGAGCAATAATCTCAAAACTTGTAGATTTTTATACAACTCAGATGTTAATAAAAGGCTATTTTCACGCAGATCCACATCCTGGAAACTTGTTAGTTTCAAAAGAAGCAGAGCTCATACTTCTTGACTTTGGGATGCTAAAGAGTGTTCCAAACAGCTCAAGAGTTGCAATTATTGAGCTTATAAAGGCAGCAAATGAGAAGGATTATGAATCATATATCGCTGCAAATAAAAAGCTAGGAACTATTGCTTATGAGGCTCCAACTGCTGAGCTTGCAGAGTTTAGTGAAAAAATGTTTGAGATATTTTCAAATGATAATCTTAATAGTGAGTCGATGCAACAGTTGGCGTTTGATGTCTTAGAATCGACAAGAAATCTGCCTTTTAAACTTCCAAGTGATGCTATATATATTTTACGTGTAAGTGCCATTATTGAAGGTTTAGGCACTACTTACATAGAAAATTTCAATGGTGTTAAAGATATTTTGCCAATTTTACAAAAAAATATTCCAAAGGCACTTGGAGCAAAAGAGTCTATTATTGAAACATTGATAGATGAGATAAAAGATATACCGTTTTTAGCAAAAAATTTTAAGAGTGCTATTAAAAAAATTAGCTCAAATGAGTTACATGTAGAGATTTCAAACGACCAACTAGGATGGATAAAAAAAGATTTAAAGGAGGCTGTGAAATTTTATGCGCTAAGTTTTGTGATGATGCTTGGCTCTATATTTTTACTTCTTTTAGATAAAGATTATAAAAGTGCAGCTTTAATTCTCTTTGTTTTGGGCGCTCTTAGAATATTTTACAGATAA
- a CDS encoding LytR/AlgR family response regulator transcription factor, whose amino-acid sequence MKILIVDDEELARKRLIRMLLTLKYTEVQEAWDADEAREIFKKDSFDIVFLDINMPRVSGIELGYELKYLNPDVGIIFQTAYEEHALKAFDIGAVAYLVKPYSIEQLQGSIRRIKAPLIQKREFKILSKFGDSYLLLKPQEIYYVKADLSEVMLRTSKGFSYYGEKISNLHVKLESFGFIQIHRSYLINSNEIKDIQTIEQSKLRFSFKNSSDTIESSKDGAKAFREKFAFL is encoded by the coding sequence GTGAAAATATTAATCGTTGATGATGAAGAGTTAGCTAGAAAAAGGTTGATTCGTATGCTTTTAACTCTGAAATATACAGAGGTACAAGAGGCTTGGGATGCAGATGAAGCTAGAGAGATTTTTAAGAAAGATAGCTTTGATATAGTTTTTTTAGATATAAATATGCCTCGTGTAAGTGGCATAGAGTTAGGTTATGAGTTGAAATATTTGAACCCAGATGTTGGCATAATATTTCAAACAGCCTACGAGGAGCATGCTCTGAAGGCTTTTGATATTGGTGCGGTTGCCTATCTTGTTAAACCTTATAGCATCGAGCAGCTGCAAGGCTCTATTAGACGCATAAAAGCTCCTTTAATCCAAAAGAGAGAGTTTAAAATTTTAAGTAAATTTGGAGATAGCTATCTGCTTTTAAAGCCTCAAGAGATTTATTATGTCAAAGCTGATTTATCTGAGGTAATGTTGCGAACTAGCAAGGGGTTTTCTTATTATGGAGAAAAGATTTCTAATCTACATGTAAAGCTGGAGAGTTTTGGTTTTATTCAGATTCACCGTTCATATCTTATAAACAGCAATGAAATCAAAGATATACAAACCATAGAGCAGAGCAAACTGCGTTTTTCATTTAAAAATAGCTCTGATACCATAGAGTCTAGTAAAGATGGAGCAAAAGCTTTTAGAGAAAAATTTGCCTTTTTATAG
- a CDS encoding sensor histidine kinase, producing MYSVALHIKTEDWLYILAIGIVFAMVLSSLGYGLFEFSLLDGAIFGVILGFSITIFSLIFVSNMNKIILPNVKEFYWLPLSILFSFLSGFLGTYFGVYVAQNINIEIIPAFKNTLSTISVAIGILTYIIGALLYRFVKMRNQKDVIDKEYVQSRLRSLETQLNPHFLFNALNSIAELIHQDPQKAEMAVLKLSSFLRNSMNETALLNLGDEISNLSDYVELENIRFSQKIKLHVQRDIPACKVPKFSLQLLVENAIKHGFKNLNVDLNIWISFDERTKTLIVRNDGDKMKSTKFGVGLNNLKQRIELLCGGSIKVANSEEVTFLIILGDCSENINR from the coding sequence ATGTATAGTGTAGCACTCCACATAAAAACAGAAGATTGGTTATATATCTTAGCCATAGGGATTGTTTTTGCAATGGTACTCTCAAGCTTAGGTTATGGGCTTTTTGAGTTCTCACTTCTTGATGGTGCTATTTTTGGAGTTATTTTAGGTTTTAGCATAACTATTTTTTCACTTATTTTTGTATCAAATATGAACAAGATAATATTGCCAAATGTAAAAGAGTTTTACTGGCTGCCGCTTTCTATTTTATTCTCTTTTTTGTCTGGATTTTTGGGAACTTATTTTGGTGTATATGTAGCCCAAAATATAAATATTGAAATTATCCCAGCATTTAAAAACACTCTTAGCACTATCTCTGTTGCAATTGGGATTTTGACATATATTATTGGTGCACTTTTGTATAGATTTGTAAAAATGAGAAATCAAAAAGATGTGATAGACAAAGAGTATGTTCAAAGTCGCCTTCGCTCACTTGAGACGCAACTAAATCCTCATTTTTTATTTAACGCACTAAACTCAATCGCCGAGTTAATTCATCAAGACCCACAAAAAGCGGAGATGGCGGTTTTAAAACTATCTTCATTCTTGAGAAATAGTATGAACGAAACAGCACTTCTTAATTTAGGAGATGAGATTAGTAATCTTAGTGACTATGTAGAACTTGAAAATATTCGCTTTTCTCAAAAAATAAAACTACATGTACAAAGAGATATACCTGCATGTAAAGTGCCAAAATTTTCTCTTCAGTTACTTGTTGAAAATGCCATAAAACACGGCTTTAAAAACTTAAATGTAGATCTTAATATTTGGATATCTTTTGATGAGAGGACAAAAACACTCATCGTTAGAAATGATGGAGATAAGATGAAATCTACAAAATTTGGAGTAGGGCTTAACAACCTAAAACAGCGTATAGAGCTGTTGTGCGGAGGAAGTATTAAAGTTGCAAATAGTGAGGAAGTGACTTTTCTTATAATTTTAGGAGATTGCAGTGAAAATATTAATCGTTGA
- a CDS encoding type II toxin-antitoxin system HipA family toxin — protein MKQLSLDILQILASNVDTYISRSDIENKLERVSKRAILNELKLLLTQKRVKIVGQSSQTAYKISNAYYEEYPELLYIYQNQILVGYLGFNYQAYYFTYDTNYLTSGKYIAKFQMPFSLETFVQESCFIDFEECLPEGIDRKILIDKVGNATEFFLLAHNDYSKNDLIFSSKPLIFTGELRAQSYLVNKEKILGKNKFPNILKYDIDIDDISLFPTLHMDETEELKHVRTMSLSGYQHKLQVVVDGDTIRTPKNGEDANFFIKPYDPIKADENSEYYFPHIAINEHLHMSFAKNELGFDVPMSGIFKRERDREYHYFIKYFDRVGSYKFQRKEFSTFMGLNSDNKYKTSSEKLFETAAKIFPRVSDRLRMLEYYFYSFVIRHEDMHTKNISAIYDNDKVFIAPLYDIASTGFYNGIRNFESHLTINGKQTNIRYNDFLKLVSKAKVDKNDFKETASKIVKAYVQKMPTYIKKISKLENIEFFIKEKPNAQDKKVKIKSQTILVLVMMKHYENRCETLKQNGWFEKLSI, from the coding sequence TTGAAACAACTCTCTCTTGATATTTTACAGATTTTAGCTTCAAATGTTGATACTTACATATCTCGTAGCGATATAGAAAATAAATTAGAAAGAGTTTCTAAAAGGGCTATTTTAAATGAGTTAAAACTTCTTCTTACTCAAAAAAGAGTCAAAATTGTTGGACAAAGTTCACAAACAGCATATAAAATATCAAATGCTTATTATGAAGAGTATCCGGAACTTCTTTATATCTATCAAAATCAAATTTTAGTTGGTTATCTTGGATTTAATTATCAAGCTTACTATTTTACTTACGACACCAACTATTTAACTAGTGGCAAATATATCGCGAAATTTCAAATGCCCTTTAGCTTAGAAACATTTGTTCAAGAATCATGTTTTATAGATTTTGAAGAGTGTCTTCCAGAGGGGATTGATAGAAAAATATTGATTGATAAAGTTGGAAATGCCACAGAGTTTTTTTTATTGGCTCACAATGACTATAGTAAAAATGATTTGATTTTTTCTTCTAAACCTCTAATATTTACAGGAGAGCTAAGAGCTCAAAGTTATCTAGTCAACAAAGAGAAAATTCTAGGTAAAAACAAATTTCCAAATATTTTAAAGTATGACATAGATATTGATGATATTTCACTTTTTCCTACTCTTCATATGGATGAAACCGAAGAATTAAAACATGTACGAACCATGAGTTTATCTGGTTATCAGCACAAACTTCAAGTGGTGGTTGATGGGGATACAATCAGAACTCCAAAAAACGGTGAGGATGCAAACTTTTTTATAAAGCCATATGACCCTATAAAGGCTGATGAGAATAGTGAATATTACTTTCCACATATCGCTATCAATGAACATCTTCATATGAGTTTTGCTAAAAATGAACTAGGCTTTGATGTTCCTATGAGTGGTATTTTTAAAAGAGAGAGAGACAGAGAGTATCACTACTTTATAAAGTATTTTGATAGAGTTGGAAGCTATAAATTTCAAAGAAAAGAGTTTTCAACTTTTATGGGATTAAATAGTGACAACAAATATAAAACAAGCTCTGAAAAACTTTTTGAAACTGCTGCAAAAATATTTCCAAGAGTTAGTGATAGACTAAGAATGTTAGAATACTATTTTTACTCTTTTGTAATCAGACATGAAGATATGCACACCAAAAATATATCTGCAATATATGACAATGACAAAGTTTTTATAGCTCCTTTGTATGATATAGCAAGTACAGGGTTTTATAATGGTATTAGAAATTTTGAATCACATCTGACTATCAACGGCAAACAAACAAATATAAGATACAACGACTTTTTGAAACTTGTAAGCAAAGCAAAGGTAGATAAAAACGATTTTAAAGAAACAGCTTCAAAGATAGTAAAAGCTTATGTGCAAAAGATGCCAACTTACATCAAAAAAATATCAAAACTTGAAAATATCGAGTTTTTTATAAAAGAAAAACCAAATGCACAAGATAAAAAAGTCAAAATCAAATCACAAACAATTTTAGTTCTTGTAATGATGAAACATTATGAAAATAGATGCGAAACTCTAAAACAAAATGGCTGGTTTGAAAAACTTAGTATTTGA
- a CDS encoding tyrosine-type recombinase/integrase has translation MAKSIKYVYGELKFTIKEQFGHWYLDFYLPSGERQRGTTKLRATAENLKVIKRQVIPDIYEGLGKEPIGIEEEAKTWTLQDFAEEFFELQKTQIRPHTLERNIMHYNNHIAPYFGKRELGRITPLEIERWQNQLLQKYKHLTVQKFRSILFSIYDKALHNDLVLKNPLEKVTAPKVQNNIKIEEINPFTEKELNQIIEHANGYMKNFIKLMAATGMRPGEIIALKWSDIDFEKRTIKVERTRLRAKKGEDIVDGLTKIKSSNRFVDMLNATHDSLMAQLELTSNSEYIFLNQSNMPFYNHDIIGVNFRKILKQSGVKARPLYNLRHTFASQMISKGADITWVSKMLGHKDVSITLKIYTKFIQEDDETRLKKIAQMDKFMVKFDNSDDKNTDK, from the coding sequence ATGGCTAAAAGTATCAAATATGTTTATGGCGAACTAAAATTTACTATCAAAGAGCAATTTGGTCATTGGTATTTGGATTTTTATTTGCCATCTGGAGAAAGGCAAAGAGGTACGACTAAGCTACGAGCAACTGCTGAAAATCTCAAAGTCATCAAACGACAAGTAATTCCTGATATTTACGAAGGATTAGGAAAAGAGCCTATTGGTATAGAAGAGGAGGCTAAAACTTGGACACTACAAGATTTTGCAGAGGAGTTTTTTGAGTTGCAAAAAACACAAATCAGACCACATACTTTGGAACGAAATATTATGCACTATAATAATCATATCGCACCATATTTTGGCAAAAGAGAACTAGGAAGAATTACACCTTTAGAGATAGAAAGATGGCAAAATCAACTTTTGCAAAAGTACAAACACCTAACGGTTCAAAAGTTTCGATCTATTTTGTTTTCTATCTATGATAAAGCGCTTCATAATGATCTTGTTTTAAAAAACCCACTAGAAAAAGTAACGGCACCAAAAGTGCAAAACAATATCAAAATAGAAGAGATTAATCCATTTACCGAAAAAGAACTCAATCAAATCATAGAACATGCAAATGGATATATGAAAAATTTTATTAAACTAATGGCAGCAACAGGTATGCGACCAGGGGAAATCATTGCTCTAAAATGGAGTGATATAGACTTTGAAAAAAGAACCATAAAAGTAGAAAGAACTAGGCTTCGAGCTAAAAAAGGAGAGGATATAGTTGATGGGCTAACAAAAATAAAGTCCAGTAACCGTTTTGTTGATATGCTCAATGCAACTCATGATTCATTGATGGCTCAATTGGAGCTTACAAGCAATAGTGAGTACATCTTTTTAAATCAATCAAATATGCCATTTTATAATCACGATATCATCGGAGTAAACTTTAGAAAAATCTTAAAGCAAAGCGGTGTAAAAGCCAGGCCTCTGTATAATTTAAGACATACTTTTGCCTCTCAGATGATTAGTAAAGGGGCAGATATAACTTGGGTTTCTAAGATGCTAGGTCATAAAGATGTTTCAATCACACTTAAAATTTATACAAAATTTATTCAAGAAGATGATGAAACGAGATTGAAAAAAATCGCTCAAATGGACAAGTTTATGGTCAAGTTTGATAATAGCGATGATAAGAATACCGATAAATAG
- a CDS encoding restriction endonuclease subunit S — translation MKIKLNDIAEIKTGLVLNRKKADMSKDQKLYYSVVSLKSFNEDAVYDNTFADEFISNEQIKEDYLVKQGDILLRLREPNFAVYIDKEYENLIYPSLMVRVKIQDTRLDPHFIAHYLNSTIVRRALSTELSGTTIPMIKVADVNKIKIPLINLDKQKKIVEYLKLAHQENELLQNLINQKQKYSKEIFETLALQGE, via the coding sequence GTGAAAATAAAACTAAACGACATAGCCGAGATAAAAACTGGACTTGTGCTTAACAGAAAAAAAGCTGATATGAGCAAGGATCAAAAGTTATATTATAGTGTTGTATCTCTCAAGTCTTTTAATGAAGATGCCGTCTATGATAATACTTTTGCAGATGAGTTTATCTCAAATGAGCAAATCAAAGAGGATTATCTAGTAAAACAAGGCGATATACTCTTAAGACTTCGAGAACCAAACTTTGCTGTATATATAGATAAAGAGTACGAAAATCTTATCTATCCATCTTTGATGGTTCGAGTAAAAATTCAAGATACTAGACTTGATCCACATTTCATAGCTCATTATCTTAATAGCACTATTGTCAGAAGAGCTTTATCTACAGAGCTATCAGGTACAACGATACCTATGATAAAAGTGGCAGATGTAAATAAGATAAAAATACCGCTTATAAACCTAGATAAACAAAAAAAGATAGTAGAATACTTAAAACTTGCTCATCAAGAAAACGAGCTTTTACAAAACCTAATAAACCAAAAACAAAAATATTCAAAAGAGATATTTGAAACATTAGCATTACAAGGAGAATAA
- a CDS encoding phytoene desaturase family protein: MFEYAVVGSGIGGSSIASYLNSKKKDVALFEKEPYLGGCSSTFRHKNFNYNTGATTLSGYEDGFVVKEMFDSIGFSPKLIQTDPTIVVIQNKKATPRYKDFEKFLNVLETNYPHPKNREFWALIHKINSDFYKHNGHYYSNKNLFSKICSLASFTPLGLSFFKYLAVSASHFIDDFFGGIDEEYLQFLESQILIVAQAPAKEINFLTAALSLGYTFNVNHYVVGGFSRLFDDMTKNIKNIYRDSEILSIEKKSDSFELYTKDEIFRAKKVILNSTVYDSAKLFSDAKIKEYYKYYEKLNNNQSSFMLYLTIKSEQKFHHHYQLIQKEKFANTLSCALFVSFSDIDDLNLAPSGHYSITASIHTNVQFWQNPQTYKAQKKELKNLLLDTILNQLSIKKEEVIQSFAATPKSFNRYLNRSQLGGNAISMENFLPFLPSNDTKINGLYNVGDSVYAAQGWPGVMLGVKNLQRLLHV; the protein is encoded by the coding sequence ATGTTTGAATACGCAGTCGTTGGCTCTGGAATAGGCGGTAGCTCCATTGCATCTTACTTGAACTCTAAGAAAAAAGATGTTGCACTATTTGAAAAAGAGCCATATCTTGGAGGGTGTAGCTCAACTTTTAGACATAAAAATTTTAACTATAACACAGGTGCTACAACTCTTAGCGGGTATGAAGATGGATTTGTTGTAAAAGAGATGTTTGACTCTATTGGTTTTAGTCCAAAACTTATACAAACAGATCCAACTATTGTAGTTATTCAAAATAAAAAAGCAACACCACGCTATAAAGATTTTGAGAAGTTTTTAAACGTCTTAGAGACAAACTATCCTCATCCAAAAAATAGAGAGTTTTGGGCTCTGATACATAAAATAAATAGCGATTTTTATAAGCACAATGGACACTACTACTCAAATAAAAATCTATTTTCAAAAATTTGCTCATTAGCTAGCTTTACTCCATTAGGCTTATCGTTTTTTAAATATTTAGCAGTAAGTGCATCTCATTTTATAGATGATTTTTTTGGTGGCATTGATGAAGAGTATCTGCAATTTTTGGAGTCTCAAATTCTCATAGTAGCCCAAGCTCCAGCAAAAGAGATAAATTTTCTAACAGCAGCACTCTCTCTTGGTTACACTTTTAATGTTAACCACTATGTAGTTGGCGGTTTTAGCCGTCTATTTGATGATATGACTAAAAATATAAAAAATATTTATAGAGATAGTGAGATACTAAGCATCGAAAAAAAGAGCGATAGTTTTGAACTTTATACAAAAGATGAAATTTTTAGGGCTAAAAAAGTGATTTTAAACTCCACAGTTTATGATAGTGCAAAGCTCTTTAGTGATGCCAAAATTAAAGAGTACTATAAATATTACGAAAAACTAAACAACAATCAAAGCTCCTTTATGCTCTACTTAACCATAAAGAGTGAGCAAAAATTTCACCACCATTATCAACTTATTCAAAAAGAGAAGTTTGCAAATACTCTCTCTTGCGCCCTTTTTGTGTCGTTCTCAGATATAGATGATTTGAATCTCGCTCCTAGTGGACACTATAGCATCACGGCTTCTATTCATACAAATGTTCAATTTTGGCAGAATCCACAAACATATAAAGCACAAAAAAAAGAGCTTAAAAATCTGCTTTTAGATACAATTTTAAATCAACTCAGCATTAAAAAAGAGGAAGTTATTCAAAGCTTTGCAGCAACTCCAAAGAGTTTTAATCGCTATCTAAATCGTTCACAACTTGGAGGAAATGCAATCAGTATGGAAAATTTTCTACCATTTCTACCATCAAACGATACTAAAATAAATGGACTTTACAATGTCGGAGATAGTGTTTATGCAGCGCAAGGATGGCCTGGCGTTATGCTTGGTGTAAAAAACTTACAAAGACTCTTACATGTATAG